Proteins from one Sulfurospirillum tamanense genomic window:
- a CDS encoding metal ABC transporter solute-binding protein, Zn/Mn family: protein MVRLLVLFSLIFGFSYAKPVVSVSILPQHYFVEKIAGDTVEINVMVQPGHSPHTYEPRPSQMAQLEKSALYFAIGVNFEEAWIPRFKSANPALVVVETDHDVTKQPIADHDHEEDTKHKHDHGDKHDHKHAHDHQDKHEHKEGTLDPHIWLDPVLVKIQANTIANALIRAFPQHKALYEANLQDFEAELDALDAQIRTKLTGLTHRKFMIFHPNLGYLATRYNLEQVAIEIEGKEPKPAALAALIKEAKHEGVHIIFVAPQFSTKSAQVIAKEIGGSVVPLDALSKDWKNALLKSVDVLAAGLR, encoded by the coding sequence ATGGTACGTTTGCTTGTGTTGTTTAGCCTTATTTTTGGCTTTTCCTATGCCAAACCGGTAGTGAGTGTCAGCATCTTGCCTCAACACTATTTCGTCGAAAAAATTGCAGGGGATACTGTAGAGATTAATGTCATGGTCCAGCCAGGCCACAGTCCCCACACCTACGAACCGCGCCCAAGCCAAATGGCACAACTGGAAAAAAGTGCGCTCTATTTTGCCATTGGTGTTAACTTTGAAGAGGCATGGATTCCCCGCTTCAAAAGCGCCAACCCCGCGTTAGTGGTGGTTGAAACTGACCACGATGTGACAAAACAACCCATCGCAGACCACGACCATGAAGAAGATACCAAACACAAACATGACCATGGAGACAAACACGACCACAAACACGCGCATGACCATCAAGACAAACACGAGCACAAAGAGGGCACCCTTGACCCACATATCTGGCTAGACCCTGTGCTGGTAAAAATCCAAGCTAACACCATCGCTAACGCACTCATACGCGCTTTTCCCCAGCATAAAGCGTTGTATGAAGCCAATCTTCAGGATTTTGAAGCAGAATTAGACGCCCTAGATGCACAGATTCGCACCAAACTCACAGGACTAACACACCGAAAGTTTATGATTTTTCACCCCAATTTAGGCTACCTTGCCACGCGTTATAACTTAGAGCAAGTTGCCATTGAAATTGAGGGCAAAGAGCCTAAACCTGCCGCCTTGGCTGCGTTAATCAAAGAAGCAAAACACGAGGGCGTGCATATTATTTTCGTCGCGCCACAATTTTCCACCAAAAGCGCCCAAGTAATTGCCAAAGAAATCGGCGGCAGTGTCGTGCCTCTTGATGCATTATCTAAAGATTGGAAAAATGCGTTACTAAAAAGTGTCGATGTTTTAGCCGCTGGCCTACGTTAG
- a CDS encoding Fur family transcriptional regulator, translated as MKEVSTQLTAHNIKPTPARTAIFDVLQHALSPLNYDQITDQMPMRINKATFYRAISIFEKEGLVTKFESDDRKWYFELSPVNHAHFICETCHEVRCTNVPIPKASEGNAVKSVILKGTCKACQ; from the coding sequence ATGAAAGAAGTGTCAACACAGCTTACCGCCCATAACATCAAGCCAACCCCTGCACGTACTGCAATTTTTGATGTGCTACAACATGCCTTGTCGCCTCTAAATTATGACCAAATTACAGACCAAATGCCAATGCGCATCAACAAGGCCACCTTTTACCGTGCCATCAGCATCTTTGAAAAAGAGGGGTTAGTGACTAAGTTTGAATCGGATGACCGTAAATGGTACTTTGAACTCTCACCTGTCAATCATGCCCATTTCATCTGCGAAACCTGTCACGAAGTCCGCTGTACTAACGTGCCTATTCCAAAAGCCAGCGAGGGCAATGCGGTGAAAAGTGTTATTTTAAAAGGAACATGCAAAGCCTGCCAATAG
- a CDS encoding acyl-CoA thioesterase, translated as MNPRFCYTLTIPKSAIDINGHVNNVLYVQWMQDAATAHSQSVGDTILRQQEEGSTWVAKTHTIDYLKPAFEGETLVIQTWAESFRKAASVRLYRFLRGEEEIAKASTVWVYIDTQTQRPKAIPDAVIARYM; from the coding sequence ATGAATCCCCGTTTTTGCTACACCCTCACCATCCCCAAAAGTGCCATCGACATCAACGGTCACGTTAACAATGTCTTATACGTTCAGTGGATGCAAGACGCCGCTACGGCGCACTCTCAAAGCGTGGGCGACACTATCTTGCGTCAGCAAGAAGAAGGCTCTACATGGGTGGCTAAAACCCACACTATCGACTACCTTAAGCCCGCCTTTGAGGGCGAAACCTTGGTCATTCAAACCTGGGCGGAGAGTTTTCGTAAAGCGGCAAGTGTACGCTTGTATCGGTTTTTACGCGGAGAGGAAGAGATTGCCAAGGCAAGCACGGTGTGGGTTTACATCGACACACAAACCCAGCGCCCCAAGGCCATCCCAGATGCAGTGATTGCCCGTTACATGTAA
- a CDS encoding class I SAM-dependent methyltransferase — MSQTKWDEKAANYVRFSAKPDAFGQRVFDTLEAWGVEFVDKTILDIGCGTGVYTLHLAKEATNVDALDFSSEMLNILQSDAKSNGIHNIKTIHDRFDTLPCKAQYDLAFCSMSPAVSSPAMFEKMHACAKEKVFLGWGGKRKSSLHDPIFEAFGTQYNAPRGGVELKAWLEAQGIFFTCKVLEETRTSYMDVAKSVENVAWHLGINEVTFDPETLSTLVEKHADENGMVENIIESEMVLMVF, encoded by the coding sequence ATGAGCCAAACCAAGTGGGATGAAAAAGCGGCCAATTATGTTCGGTTTTCGGCAAAGCCTGATGCCTTCGGGCAGCGCGTGTTTGACACGCTTGAGGCATGGGGTGTGGAGTTTGTGGACAAAACCATTCTTGATATTGGGTGCGGTACAGGGGTGTATACCTTGCATCTTGCTAAAGAAGCAACAAATGTAGATGCTCTTGATTTTTCCAGCGAAATGCTAAATATCCTACAATCCGATGCAAAAAGTAATGGTATTCATAATATTAAAACTATTCATGACCGTTTTGACACCTTACCATGTAAGGCACAATACGACCTTGCATTTTGCTCCATGAGTCCTGCAGTGAGCTCTCCTGCTATGTTTGAAAAAATGCACGCGTGCGCTAAAGAAAAAGTCTTTTTAGGGTGGGGTGGCAAACGCAAGTCTTCGTTGCATGATCCTATTTTTGAAGCCTTTGGTACCCAATACAATGCCCCGCGAGGAGGGGTTGAACTCAAAGCATGGCTAGAGGCTCAGGGAATTTTCTTTACATGTAAGGTTTTGGAGGAAACGCGTACAAGCTACATGGACGTTGCAAAAAGTGTGGAAAATGTCGCATGGCACTTGGGCATCAACGAGGTAACTTTTGACCCAGAAACACTCAGCACTTTGGTTGAAAAACATGCGGATGAAAATGGTATGGTAGAAAATATAATCGAATCAGAAATGGTGCTAATGGTGTTTTAG
- a CDS encoding TsoY family (seleno)protein, whose protein sequence is MSQSLTLKEDYSPLYFLASLGAGGLAVSFFMYLNFLLPHPTTPMVTANALFSWGSAHPTYLPLVGGALAGILFFAYKHITLLFWNIRQFRLFKHTAAFETLKQTNGEVSLMALPLTYAMTINVAFVLGATFVPNLWSVIEWLFPLALLAFLGVGLYALRVYGTYLTRLIITGNFNPTTNNNFSQLLAIFAFSMVGVGFAAPGAMSSLPLVSALGIFGAVFFSVLAITLAFLKTVFAMRDIFAQGIHAETSVSLWVMIPILTLLGITVIRVSFGVAHNFMGLSHGANWFLFLLGSTVLSLQLMFGWIGYRVMKQVGYFNTYIHGCTRSPVSFAIICPGVALFVFGFFFLMTGLVANNIVSLYSPLFYGLLAPLVWVQWLTVRTFFTLSKKLL, encoded by the coding sequence ATGTCGCAATCGCTCACTCTCAAAGAAGATTATTCGCCCTTGTATTTTCTCGCCTCGTTGGGTGCGGGAGGGCTAGCGGTCTCATTTTTTATGTACCTCAATTTCTTGCTTCCCCACCCCACTACCCCCATGGTGACCGCCAATGCTTTGTTTTCTTGGGGAAGTGCGCACCCTACTTACCTTCCACTAGTTGGGGGCGCGCTTGCTGGAATTCTCTTTTTTGCATACAAACACATCACTTTGCTTTTTTGGAACATCCGCCAATTTCGCCTGTTTAAACACACCGCTGCGTTTGAAACACTTAAGCAAACTAACGGCGAAGTTTCATTGATGGCTCTTCCTTTGACTTACGCCATGACTATCAATGTGGCTTTTGTACTGGGTGCCACTTTTGTACCCAATCTTTGGAGTGTGATTGAGTGGCTTTTTCCTCTGGCATTGTTGGCATTTTTAGGGGTTGGTTTATATGCGCTTAGGGTTTATGGCACCTATTTAACACGGCTCATCATCACGGGCAACTTTAACCCAACCACCAACAACAATTTTAGCCAACTGCTTGCTATCTTTGCCTTTAGTATGGTTGGAGTGGGATTTGCCGCGCCTGGCGCCATGAGCAGCTTGCCTTTGGTCTCTGCTTTGGGTATTTTTGGTGCTGTTTTTTTTAGCGTTCTTGCCATTACTTTGGCGTTTTTGAAAACCGTCTTTGCCATGCGTGATATATTTGCGCAGGGAATTCATGCTGAAACAAGTGTGAGTTTATGGGTAATGATTCCTATTTTAACCCTTTTGGGCATCACTGTTATTCGTGTTAGCTTTGGTGTAGCACACAACTTTATGGGGTTATCTCACGGTGCTAACTGGTTTCTCTTTTTGTTAGGCTCCACGGTGCTTTCTTTACAACTCATGTTTGGCTGGATCGGCTACAGAGTCATGAAGCAGGTGGGCTATTTTAACACTTACATTCACGGATGTACGCGCTCGCCTGTGAGCTTTGCTATCATTTGCCCAGGTGTAGCACTGTTTGTGTTTGGGTTTTTCTTTTTGATGACAGGTTTGGTTGCTAACAACATCGTAAGCCTTTATTCGCCACTATTTTACGGGCTTTTGGCTCCCTTGGTGTGGGTGCAATGGTTGACCGTTCGCACTTTTTTTACACTCAGTAAAAAACTTTTATAA
- a CDS encoding MarR family winged helix-turn-helix transcriptional regulator produces MWSGQQDIKFLLLDKLAWVEEFSRQEAKAYGYEDHDILSSSGILTFVDHGVVTISSIAKKLGISRQAVHKNVQALAKKGFLCLCEGQDKREKMICMTPHGEALLACRKNVMVKVEKAIAQTLGEEALAQLKTLLGKHWEENKV; encoded by the coding sequence ATGTGGAGTGGACAACAGGATATAAAATTTTTACTTTTAGATAAGCTCGCGTGGGTGGAAGAGTTTTCGCGCCAAGAGGCAAAAGCGTACGGGTATGAAGACCACGACATTCTCTCTTCGTCGGGGATACTCACCTTTGTAGATCATGGCGTGGTCACTATTTCATCCATTGCAAAAAAGTTGGGGATTAGTCGCCAAGCGGTGCATAAAAATGTGCAAGCTTTAGCAAAAAAAGGCTTTTTGTGTTTGTGCGAAGGACAAGACAAGCGGGAAAAAATGATTTGCATGACACCTCACGGGGAAGCATTGTTGGCGTGCCGTAAAAACGTGATGGTAAAGGTAGAAAAAGCGATTGCGCAAACGCTCGGAGAAGAGGCATTGGCACAGCTAAAAACACTCCTAGGAAAACACTGGGAAGAAAACAAAGTGTGA